One genomic window of Manihot esculenta cultivar AM560-2 chromosome 16, M.esculenta_v8, whole genome shotgun sequence includes the following:
- the LOC110603896 gene encoding PAP-specific phosphatase HAL2-like: MTLNSLSLAAKIPQILGQRSAYTPNYVGKFFYFFSCSRTHQNSSLQIVSLSKLNQTQNFTSSIMEDPKRLSLSSPEPEKYSKEMEVAVRAVQMACSLCQKIQDSVISKATSQVQAKDDNSPVTVADWSVQATVSWILSESLGNTNVSILAEEDVQTLSKADKSGLLEAVVQNVNECLSEAPRFGLKAPQMFLTTAEVLEAISHCNSTGGPTGRFWALDPVDGTLGFVRGDQYAVALALIEDGEVVLGVLGCPNYPMRKEWLNYHHRYHRIISKLTPPTSESWDKGCVIYAKKGSGEAWMQPLIRGQKKLVWPNSARPVQVSSIDNPALATFCEPVEKANSSHSFTAGLAHSVGLRTQPLRVYSMVKYAAIARGDAEIFMKFARAGYKEKIWDHAAGVVIIEEAGGVVTDAGGRPLDFSKGMYLEGLDRGIIACAGAKLHDKIIKAVDASWNSSSL; this comes from the exons ATGACTTTAAATTCCTTGAGCTTGGCTGCAAAAATCCCACAAATTCTCGGACAGAGAAGTGCTTACACGCCCAACTATGTTGGGAAATTTTTCTACTTCTTCTCTTGCAGTAGAACTCATCAAAACAGCTCTCTCCAAATTGTCTCTCTTTCTAAGTTAAACCAAACCCAAAATTTTACTTCTTCAATAATGGAGGACCCAAAACGCTTGAGCCTTTCTTCTCCAGAACCTGAAAAATATTCCAAAGAAATGGAGGTTGCTGTTAGAGCTGTGCAGATGGCTTGTTCTCTTTGTCAGAAAATTCAGGACAGTGTGATTTCTAAAGCCACTAGTCAGGTTCAAGCCAAGGATGACAATTCCCCTGTCACTGTAGCAG ATTGGAGCGTCCAAGCCACTGTCAGCTGGATACTATCAGAGTCCTTAGGGAATACGAACGTCTCAATACTTGCTGAGGAAGATGTTCAAACCCTCTCCAAGGCTGATAAGTCTGGCCTGTTAGAAGCTGTAGTTCAAAATGTGAATGAATGCTTGTCTGAAGCCCCCCGCTTCGGTCTTAAAGCTCCACAAATGTTTCTCACCACAGCAGAGGTTCTTGAAGCCATCAGTCATTGCAACTCAACCGGCGGTCCCACTGGAAGATTTTGGGCCCTTGATCCTGTGGACGGTACATTAGGCTTCGTGCGTGGAGATCAATATGCTGTAGCTTTAGCATTGATAGAGGATGGAGAGGTTGTGCTTGGGGTTCTTGGTTGCCCTAACTATCCAATGAGGAAAGAATGGTTAAATTATCACCACCGGTATCATCGAATTATATCTAAGTTAACCCCACCAACATCTGAATCTTGGGATAAAGGCTGTGTGATTTATGCAAAGAAAGGGAGTGGAGAAGCTTGGATGCAACCTCTAATCCGGGGACAAAAAAAGCTAGTGTGGCCAAACTCTGCACGGCCCGTCCAAGTATCATCCATCGACAATCCAGCTCTGGCTACTTTTTGTGAACCAGTTGAGAAGGCGAATTCAAGCCATTCCTTCACTGCAGGACTAGCTCATAGTGTGGGCCTCAG AACGCAACCACTACGAGTGTACAGCATGGTGAAGTATGCTGCTATAGCTCGAGGAGACGCAGAGATTTTTATGAAGTTTGCAAGGGCTGGCTACAAGGAGAAGATTTGGGATCATGCAGCTGGCGTTGTCATCATAGAAGAAGCAGGTGGTGTGGTTACTGACGCCGGAGGGCGTCCACTGGATTTCTCAAAGGGCATGTACTTAGAAGGTCTTGATCGAGGCATAATAGCGTGTGCCGGAGCCAAATTACATGACAAAATTATCAAGGCTGTTGATGCTAGCTGGAACTCCTCTAGTCTGTAA